One Natronomonas moolapensis 8.8.11 genomic region harbors:
- a CDS encoding DUF5786 family protein, with amino-acid sequence MGFGSYDESEQGNHEIDTDADDVDGTDRPAGSTHDGEVNFEYEDASSDDLFEAYKEFNNQ; translated from the coding sequence ATGGGGTTCGGAAGCTACGACGAATCCGAACAGGGCAACCACGAAATAGACACAGACGCCGACGACGTCGACGGGACAGACCGGCCGGCCGGATCGACCCACGACGGCGAAGTCAACTTCGAGTACGAGGACGCCTCGAGCGATGACCTCTTCGAGGCCTACAAGGAATTCAACAACCAGTGA
- a CDS encoding uracil-DNA glycosylase: protein MPEEIDVSDCTRCAELCDARSRIVNGVGPADAELCFVGEAPGEREDETGDPFVGRSGDVLDDALRDLGLARRDVRITNCVRCRPPDNRDPTAEELANCRPHLERELESVDPEVVVALGKVPAEHLLGRSVPVTAEAGSVHDARINGTPRRVLVCVHPAATLYDPSQRETFAAALEAAVDLVDGGGDQSRLGEF, encoded by the coding sequence GTGCCAGAGGAGATCGACGTTTCTGACTGCACGCGGTGTGCGGAGCTGTGCGACGCCCGGAGCCGCATCGTCAACGGCGTCGGCCCGGCGGACGCCGAGTTGTGCTTCGTCGGCGAGGCCCCCGGCGAGCGCGAGGACGAGACCGGCGACCCCTTCGTCGGGCGGTCGGGCGACGTCCTCGACGACGCGCTCCGGGACCTGGGGCTGGCTCGCCGGGACGTCCGGATCACGAACTGCGTCCGGTGTCGCCCCCCCGACAACCGGGACCCGACCGCCGAGGAACTGGCCAACTGCCGGCCGCACCTCGAACGGGAACTCGAGTCGGTCGACCCTGAAGTCGTCGTCGCGCTCGGGAAGGTCCCCGCCGAGCACCTGCTCGGCCGGTCCGTCCCGGTGACCGCCGAGGCCGGGTCGGTTCACGACGCCCGGATCAACGGCACCCCGCGCCGCGTGCTCGTCTGTGTCCACCCCGCGGCGACGCTGTACGACCCGAGCCAGCGCGAGACGTTCGCCGCGGCGCTCGAAGCAGCCGTCGACCTCGTCGACGGCGGCGGCGACCAATCGCGGTTGGGCGAGTTCTGA
- the rpsJ gene encoding 30S ribosomal protein S10, which yields MQQARVRLAGTAPEDLDNICDDVREIADKTGVTLSGPVPLPTKTLEIPARKSPDGEGTATWEHWEMRVHKRLIDIDADERALRQLMRIQVPNDVSIEIVLED from the coding sequence ATGCAGCAGGCACGCGTTCGCCTCGCGGGCACGGCTCCGGAGGACCTCGACAACATCTGCGACGACGTCCGCGAGATCGCGGACAAGACGGGCGTGACGCTGTCGGGACCGGTTCCACTCCCGACGAAGACGCTCGAAATCCCCGCGCGCAAATCCCCCGACGGCGAGGGTACCGCGACGTGGGAGCACTGGGAGATGCGCGTCCACAAGCGGCTCATCGATATCGACGCCGACGAACGCGCGCTCCGCCAGCTCATGCGGATCCAGGTCCCGAACGACGTCTCCATCGAGATCGTCCTCGAGGACTAG
- a CDS encoding DoxX family protein — translation MSHRPTLVAVSGAFAWLLARPAAAHVDYVTEGEGESIDPIAFVVEVLSDPFNAAVFFGPGAAVTGVLAGYLWLRPTVTDVVVLRGKLASYGDLVPWMLRLSVGLPLVGAGFQGYLFAPTLAFDPTANPALRASFVGLGFFVLFGLATRIVSALGLLLFGWVLVTTDPGVVIALEYVPIFLSLLVVGGGRPSADDMLLEVASTAGTYYGRIDPVHHLKAFLGGTMAPLRRYVPTILRIGMGITFVYLGLVQKLASPGQSLLVVERYDLTSVVPVDPGLWVVGAGLTEIAVGSALIVGFFTRGAAAVSFVLFTTTLFGLPGDPVLAHVTLFGMASAVFTLGAGPLSIDRWVGRPALEDGEQAIPAD, via the coding sequence GTGTCCCACCGACCGACCCTGGTCGCCGTTTCGGGCGCGTTCGCGTGGCTGCTCGCCCGGCCGGCGGCCGCACACGTCGACTACGTCACCGAGGGTGAAGGCGAATCGATCGACCCGATCGCGTTCGTCGTCGAGGTGCTCTCTGATCCGTTCAACGCCGCGGTGTTCTTCGGCCCGGGAGCCGCGGTCACTGGTGTCCTCGCCGGATACCTGTGGCTGCGGCCGACGGTCACCGACGTCGTCGTCCTCCGGGGGAAACTCGCCAGTTACGGCGACCTCGTTCCGTGGATGCTCCGGCTATCGGTCGGGCTTCCCCTCGTCGGAGCCGGCTTCCAGGGATACCTGTTCGCACCGACCCTGGCATTCGATCCGACGGCGAATCCCGCCCTCAGGGCGTCGTTCGTCGGTCTCGGTTTCTTCGTGCTGTTCGGACTCGCGACTCGGATCGTCTCGGCGCTCGGCCTGTTGCTCTTCGGCTGGGTGCTCGTGACTACCGACCCCGGCGTCGTCATCGCACTGGAGTACGTGCCGATTTTCCTCTCGTTGCTCGTCGTCGGGGGGGGACGGCCGAGCGCCGACGACATGCTGTTGGAGGTCGCGAGCACCGCCGGCACGTACTACGGTCGAATCGATCCGGTCCATCACCTGAAGGCGTTCCTCGGCGGGACGATGGCCCCGCTTCGTCGGTACGTCCCGACGATCCTCCGGATCGGGATGGGGATCACGTTCGTCTATCTCGGTTTGGTACAGAAACTCGCCAGCCCCGGCCAGTCGCTGCTCGTCGTCGAGCGGTACGATCTCACGTCGGTCGTCCCGGTCGATCCCGGTCTGTGGGTCGTCGGGGCGGGCCTCACGGAGATCGCCGTCGGGTCGGCGCTGATCGTCGGCTTCTTCACCCGTGGCGCGGCCGCCGTCTCGTTCGTCCTGTTTACGACGACGCTGTTCGGGTTACCCGGCGATCCGGTGTTGGCCCACGTCACGCTCTTCGGGATGGCATCGGCGGTGTTCACCCTCGGCGCCGGGCCGCTCTCGATCGACCGGTGGGTCGGCCGTCCCGCACTCGAGGACGGCGAGCAGGCGATCCCGGCGGACTGA
- a CDS encoding MBL fold metallo-hydrolase yields MDVTNVTAAAEAFTCNAYLVEGDRTVLVDAGAYGSVVDVISDHTDTVDAVVVTHQHSDHVAQLDAVLDAFDAPLYAYADHPRRDGALDDGDQLFVGDEPFDVVYTPGHADDHVALLSETTLFSGDVVVHDDGAFKYGSFGRTDMPGQSRERLIESIEALLEAMGDGVEQLCAGHGGTFHGDVRDVVETALSRAKRREPKYPEG; encoded by the coding sequence ATGGACGTAACTAACGTGACGGCGGCGGCGGAGGCGTTCACCTGCAACGCCTATCTCGTCGAGGGCGACCGGACGGTCCTCGTCGACGCCGGAGCCTACGGGAGCGTCGTCGACGTCATCTCGGACCACACCGACACCGTCGACGCCGTCGTCGTGACCCATCAACACAGCGACCACGTCGCGCAGTTGGACGCGGTGTTGGACGCCTTCGACGCGCCGCTGTACGCCTACGCCGACCACCCACGGCGTGACGGGGCCTTGGACGACGGCGATCAGCTCTTCGTCGGCGACGAACCGTTCGACGTGGTCTACACGCCGGGCCACGCCGACGACCACGTGGCTCTGCTCTCCGAGACGACGCTTTTCAGCGGCGACGTGGTCGTCCACGACGACGGGGCCTTCAAGTACGGGAGCTTCGGACGGACCGACATGCCCGGCCAGTCCAGGGAGCGGCTCATCGAGAGCATCGAGGCGCTGTTGGAGGCGATGGGCGACGGCGTCGAGCAGCTGTGCGCCGGCCACGGCGGGACGTTCCACGGCGACGTCCGCGACGTCGTCGAAACCGCGCTCTCGCGGGCGAAAAGACGGGAGCCGAAATACCCGGAGGGGTGA
- a CDS encoding cytochrome c biogenesis protein CcdA — MSLSAFAEMFWIGVATPLTAVCVLPLYPAFVSYLASAGGGERARSPAVLGLLVVAGVVSFMAAAGYLFVVVLGVGIESGFVGRFGPWAFGVLGVIGAVLLADPAGFSRLPSVDPPHADHPYASAFGYGFFFGGIVVPCNPGFIGLFFARQAVLFDGPTSNLAGFLLFGLGIGAPLLAFALLSESFGRRITRTLARYSDPINRAVGAFLLLVAVYYLVFVFAVLPGPPPTPPSIPLAG, encoded by the coding sequence ATGAGCCTCTCGGCGTTCGCGGAGATGTTCTGGATCGGCGTTGCGACGCCACTGACAGCCGTCTGTGTCCTACCGCTGTACCCCGCCTTCGTCTCGTACCTCGCCAGCGCGGGCGGCGGCGAACGCGCCCGGTCGCCCGCCGTTCTCGGCCTTCTGGTCGTCGCCGGCGTCGTCAGCTTCATGGCCGCCGCCGGCTACCTCTTCGTCGTCGTGTTGGGCGTCGGCATCGAGAGCGGGTTCGTCGGTCGGTTCGGCCCGTGGGCCTTCGGCGTCCTCGGCGTGATCGGCGCGGTGTTGCTCGCAGATCCCGCGGGGTTCTCGCGGCTCCCCTCGGTGGACCCGCCACACGCTGACCACCCCTACGCGTCGGCGTTCGGCTACGGGTTCTTTTTCGGCGGGATCGTCGTCCCGTGTAACCCGGGGTTTATCGGGCTCTTTTTCGCCCGCCAGGCGGTGTTGTTCGACGGCCCCACCTCGAATCTGGCCGGCTTTCTCCTCTTCGGGCTGGGTATCGGCGCGCCGCTTTTGGCCTTTGCGTTGCTCTCGGAGTCGTTCGGCCGTCGGATCACGAGAACCCTCGCGCGGTACTCGGACCCGATCAACCGCGCGGTCGGCGCGTTCTTGCTCCTCGTCGCCGTCTACTACCTCGTGTTCGTCTTCGCTGTCCTCCCCGGACCACCGCCGACGCCGCCGTCGATCCCGCTCGCCGGGTGA
- the lrp gene encoding HTH-type transcriptional regulator Lrp produces MTYENLDRKLVNALLEDGRASLRSLGEDLDVSVTTVSNHISNLEEEGIIRGYAPIVDYGELGYDVTAIIQLKVEGSALPDITDRLQEHTHMVTVYETTGDHDIIAVGKFTDTDHMNEQIKELLIDPDIKESNTSVVLNTVVENEQFDLDY; encoded by the coding sequence ATGACGTACGAAAATCTCGACCGGAAGTTGGTGAACGCGCTGCTCGAAGACGGTCGCGCGTCGCTGCGCTCGCTCGGGGAGGACCTCGACGTCTCCGTGACGACGGTGTCGAATCACATCTCGAACCTCGAGGAGGAGGGCATCATCCGGGGGTACGCCCCCATCGTCGACTACGGCGAGTTGGGCTACGACGTGACCGCCATCATTCAACTCAAGGTGGAGGGAAGCGCCCTGCCCGACATCACCGACCGCCTCCAGGAACACACACACATGGTTACCGTCTACGAGACCACCGGCGACCACGACATTATCGCCGTCGGGAAGTTCACCGACACCGACCACATGAACGAGCAAATCAAGGAACTGCTCATCGACCCCGACATCAAGGAATCCAACACCAGTGTCGTCCTCAACACCGTCGTCGAGAACGAACAGTTCGACCTCGACTACTGA
- the hisH gene encoding imidazole glycerol phosphate synthase subunit HisH: protein MSTTQRTADVVLVDYGLGNLRSVTRGLERAGATVTLSADPADFDAADGIVLPGVGAFSEGMDNAGPFREALVDAAAEGRPLFGICLGMQMLLTTSEEAETVGQGDVRGLDLVSGTNLRFDEGQKVPHMGWNELDVGREHPIAEGIDGGYAYFVHSYYAAPDDDSAVVATTDYGVEFPAIVANEAGNVFGTQFHPEKSSDTGLRILRNFVEYCLA from the coding sequence ATGAGCACCACCCAGCGGACGGCGGACGTCGTCCTCGTCGACTACGGTCTCGGGAACCTCCGGAGCGTCACCCGCGGGCTGGAGCGGGCCGGCGCGACGGTAACGTTGTCGGCGGACCCCGCCGACTTCGACGCCGCCGACGGGATCGTGCTGCCGGGCGTCGGGGCGTTCAGCGAGGGGATGGACAACGCCGGCCCGTTCCGAGAGGCGCTCGTCGACGCCGCCGCGGAGGGGCGGCCCCTCTTCGGGATCTGTCTCGGGATGCAGATGCTTTTGACCACCAGCGAGGAGGCCGAGACGGTCGGCCAGGGCGACGTCCGGGGGCTGGATCTCGTGTCGGGGACGAACCTCCGGTTCGACGAGGGACAAAAAGTCCCACACATGGGGTGGAACGAACTCGACGTCGGACGCGAACACCCCATCGCCGAGGGGATCGACGGCGGCTACGCGTACTTCGTCCACTCGTATTACGCCGCCCCGGACGACGACTCGGCCGTCGTCGCGACGACCGACTACGGCGTCGAGTTCCCGGCCATCGTCGCCAACGAGGCGGGCAACGTCTTCGGCACGCAGTTCCACCCCGAGAAATCCAGCGACACCGGGCTCCGGATCCTGCGAAATTTCGTCGAGTACTGCCTCGCGTGA
- a CDS encoding thioredoxin, protein MIRQTRRGVLAVLGGSVAVSGCLGTGDDAGSADAAGEDDGDADTTAWRTAELTDVTTGEQFSVSGFDDPALVHPFAVWCSTCGSQNREIDTLQREFGGDREVVQLNIGDGETDDEVLEYAEENGYADHSRFAVAPTPVANALVEEFGPTAVSPPQSPVVLQCPGGGTHEIDKISDAETIDARIDADCE, encoded by the coding sequence ATGATTCGACAGACGCGCCGGGGGGTTCTCGCGGTTCTCGGCGGTTCGGTCGCCGTTTCGGGGTGTCTCGGTACCGGGGACGACGCCGGATCCGCGGACGCGGCGGGCGAGGACGACGGCGACGCGGACACGACGGCGTGGCGGACGGCCGAGTTGACTGACGTGACCACCGGCGAGCAGTTCAGCGTCTCCGGGTTCGACGATCCGGCCCTCGTCCATCCTTTCGCTGTCTGGTGTAGCACCTGCGGCAGCCAGAACCGCGAGATCGACACGCTCCAGCGCGAGTTCGGGGGCGACCGCGAGGTCGTCCAACTGAACATCGGCGACGGCGAGACCGACGACGAGGTTCTCGAATACGCCGAAGAAAACGGCTACGCCGACCACAGCCGCTTCGCCGTTGCGCCCACCCCCGTCGCCAACGCTCTCGTCGAGGAGTTCGGCCCCACCGCGGTCTCGCCGCCACAATCGCCCGTCGTCCTCCAGTGTCCGGGCGGCGGAACACACGAAATCGACAAGATCTCGGACGCCGAGACGATAGACGCCCGGATCGACGCCGACTGTGAATGA
- a CDS encoding ATP-binding protein, with product MAAGNPGETVVLYVGRGPALDPDGRFRLERVTVGSVAERATVADCVVLEEPGKGLAALERLRGTSVPTVLYDRSGDPAVAERATRLGVTEYVTDDGTARPIDRIAAVAGVSGPPPEDRRREAAMRSLRRAVADGSRPFEESIGAILEAGRERFDASYGVLAEIDGASYSVVTTAGGIDPEPTVLEGTLCRRTARLDGPCCLPDTGRALRSGDLIGVFDRLGSYVGATVHAGGDRYGTVWFGSESSRPAYSGSERRFLELLAGLVGKRIEADRWRQDRRASEDRHRRAVGALIEAGRSLRAAGTPAEIAEITAEIAERTADVEISAVRLFEDGAPVAAAADTGDAPERSESRPRRGDSSAGELVIGDGSGGAGGVTRSAAVALGERGALSVDDGAGSITESERRRLALLAALVEAALERLGDGAKSKRSDSVPDAETPSVGDAGRDRREGRFGHLFDALPDAVVDVEFVDAEPIVRRVNDAFEKTFGYDEADVIDTPLLEAIVPPEGSLELERPNGTDSRQRHETLEVERLTAEGRRTFLFRGFSYRHEGAERGFGIYTDVTGRLEQERRLRVLHRVLRHNLRNEMTAIIGYANILAEEAPMEEYRTQAERIYERAMNVSKLGEQVRRIQQALDIDRQWVALDPEPLVTDLAERFRSSHPEATIRVSSDDSGEAVADELLKIAIENLIENAIEHHPGTATVDIELTAEDGWIDITVADDGPGIPERERAVVSGAREITQLDHSVGLGLWLSRWIVSGVDGQLLFGDCECGSEVTLRLRRADGRDGV from the coding sequence ATGGCTGCCGGTAACCCCGGAGAGACCGTCGTGCTCTACGTCGGCCGCGGTCCCGCGCTCGACCCCGACGGCCGTTTCCGGCTCGAACGCGTCACGGTGGGATCGGTCGCCGAGCGCGCGACGGTCGCCGACTGCGTCGTCCTCGAGGAACCCGGGAAGGGGTTGGCGGCGCTCGAACGGCTCCGTGGGACGTCGGTGCCGACGGTCCTCTACGACCGGAGCGGGGATCCGGCGGTCGCCGAGCGTGCGACCCGACTCGGCGTCACGGAGTACGTGACCGACGACGGGACGGCGCGACCGATCGACCGGATCGCCGCCGTCGCTGGCGTGTCCGGCCCACCGCCCGAGGACCGACGACGCGAGGCCGCGATGCGGTCGCTTCGGAGGGCCGTCGCCGACGGATCGCGGCCGTTCGAGGAGTCGATCGGAGCGATCTTAGAGGCCGGGCGCGAGCGGTTCGACGCGTCCTACGGGGTGCTCGCCGAGATCGACGGCGCGTCGTACTCGGTCGTCACAACGGCGGGCGGTATCGACCCCGAGCCGACGGTGCTCGAGGGGACGCTCTGTCGACGCACGGCCCGGCTCGACGGTCCGTGTTGTCTCCCGGATACGGGCCGTGCGCTCCGGAGCGGCGACCTGATAGGGGTGTTCGACCGGCTCGGGAGCTACGTCGGAGCGACGGTCCACGCCGGAGGTGATCGATACGGAACCGTGTGGTTCGGCAGCGAGTCCTCCAGACCGGCGTACTCGGGGAGCGAGCGACGGTTCCTGGAGTTGCTCGCCGGGCTGGTCGGCAAGCGGATCGAGGCCGACCGGTGGCGCCAAGACCGACGGGCGAGCGAGGACCGACACCGCCGAGCGGTCGGCGCGTTGATCGAGGCGGGTCGGTCGCTGCGCGCGGCCGGGACTCCGGCCGAGATAGCCGAGATCACGGCTGAGATAGCCGAGCGGACCGCGGACGTCGAAATAAGCGCGGTCAGGCTCTTCGAGGACGGTGCCCCGGTCGCAGCGGCGGCCGACACCGGGGACGCGCCCGAACGGAGCGAGAGCCGGCCGCGCCGAGGGGACTCGAGCGCGGGCGAACTCGTCATCGGGGACGGCTCCGGGGGGGCCGGGGGCGTCACGCGTTCGGCGGCGGTGGCGCTCGGCGAACGCGGGGCGTTGTCCGTCGACGACGGAGCGGGATCGATCACGGAGAGCGAGCGCCGGCGGTTGGCGCTGTTGGCGGCGCTGGTCGAGGCAGCGCTCGAACGCCTCGGCGACGGGGCAAAGTCGAAACGAAGCGACTCGGTGCCGGATGCCGAGACCCCCTCCGTCGGGGATGCGGGGAGGGATCGCCGCGAGGGGCGGTTCGGACACCTCTTCGACGCGCTCCCGGACGCCGTCGTCGACGTGGAGTTCGTCGACGCCGAACCGATCGTCAGGCGCGTCAACGACGCCTTCGAGAAGACGTTCGGCTACGACGAGGCCGACGTCATCGACACGCCGTTGCTGGAGGCGATCGTCCCGCCAGAGGGCAGCCTGGAGCTCGAACGGCCGAACGGGACCGACTCCCGACAGCGCCACGAGACGCTCGAGGTCGAGCGGCTGACCGCCGAGGGACGACGGACGTTCCTGTTTCGGGGGTTCAGCTACCGCCACGAGGGGGCCGAGCGCGGGTTCGGCATCTACACCGACGTGACGGGACGGCTCGAGCAGGAACGCCGGCTCCGGGTCCTCCATCGCGTGCTGCGACACAACCTCCGAAACGAGATGACCGCGATTATCGGCTACGCGAACATCCTGGCGGAGGAAGCGCCGATGGAGGAGTACCGAACACAGGCCGAGCGAATCTACGAGCGGGCGATGAACGTCTCGAAGCTCGGCGAACAGGTCAGACGTATCCAGCAGGCGCTTGATATCGACCGTCAGTGGGTCGCACTCGATCCCGAGCCGCTCGTGACCGATCTCGCCGAGCGGTTCCGTTCGAGCCACCCCGAGGCGACGATACGGGTCTCGAGCGACGACTCCGGGGAGGCCGTCGCCGACGAGCTGTTGAAGATCGCCATCGAGAACCTCATCGAAAACGCCATCGAGCACCACCCGGGTACGGCGACCGTCGACATCGAGCTGACGGCCGAAGACGGATGGATCGACATCACGGTCGCCGACGACGGTCCCGGCATTCCGGAGCGCGAGCGGGCCGTCGTCAGCGGCGCTCGTGAAATAACCCAGCTCGATCACAGCGTCGGGCTCGGGCTGTGGCTCTCGCGGTGGATCGTAAGCGGCGTCGACGGCCAGCTCCTGTTCGGCGACTGCGAGTGTGGGTCCGAAGTGACGCTTCGGCTGCGTCGGGCGGACGGTCGAGACGGAGTGTGA
- the glnA gene encoding type I glutamate--ammonia ligase, producing the protein MTNDNVTADGGLTDEAQAVLDEIDEKDVGFLRLQFTDILGTVKNVAVPADQAEKAFTDGIYFDGSSIEGFVRIQESDMRLIPDASTFAVLPWRNFDDGASARMICDVYNTSTGEPFEGDPRYVLRRAIDRAEEMGYDINFAPEPEFFLFEEDEDGRATTDTGDQGGYFDLAPKDLASDVRRDIIYGLEDMGFEIEASHHEVARGQHEINFEYDDALTTADNVGTFRTVVRAIAAQHDLHATFMPKPIPKINGSGMHTHMSLFKDGENAFHDEDDEFNLSETAHSYLAGVLEHAPAITAVADPTVNSYKRLVPGYEAPVYIAWSDRNRSALIRKPAARVPAASRIEARFPDPSCNPYLAFAALIHAGLDGIEKGLEAPDPIRENIYEFDESKREEYGIETLPSNLGEAVEALEEDEVVMNALGDHIGEKFVEAKSQEFEEYLVDVSDWELDRYLETF; encoded by the coding sequence ATGACGAACGACAACGTAACCGCCGATGGCGGTCTCACGGACGAAGCACAGGCCGTTCTCGACGAGATAGACGAGAAAGACGTCGGGTTCCTCCGATTGCAGTTTACCGACATCCTCGGCACGGTCAAGAACGTCGCCGTCCCGGCCGATCAGGCCGAAAAGGCCTTCACCGACGGTATCTACTTCGACGGTTCCTCGATCGAGGGGTTCGTTCGGATCCAGGAGTCCGACATGCGGCTCATCCCAGATGCGAGCACGTTCGCCGTGCTCCCGTGGCGGAACTTCGACGACGGCGCCTCCGCCCGGATGATCTGTGACGTCTACAACACCTCCACCGGCGAGCCCTTCGAAGGCGATCCCCGCTACGTCCTCCGACGCGCCATCGACCGCGCCGAGGAGATGGGCTACGATATCAACTTCGCGCCCGAGCCCGAGTTCTTCCTCTTCGAGGAAGACGAGGATGGCCGAGCGACCACGGATACCGGCGATCAGGGCGGCTACTTCGACCTTGCGCCGAAGGACCTCGCAAGCGACGTCCGCCGCGACATCATCTACGGCCTCGAAGACATGGGCTTCGAGATCGAGGCCTCCCACCACGAGGTCGCCCGCGGCCAACACGAGATCAACTTCGAGTACGACGACGCGTTGACGACGGCGGACAACGTCGGCACCTTCCGGACGGTCGTCCGGGCGATCGCCGCCCAACACGACCTCCACGCCACCTTTATGCCCAAGCCGATCCCGAAAATCAACGGCTCGGGGATGCACACCCATATGTCGCTGTTCAAAGACGGCGAGAACGCCTTCCACGACGAGGACGACGAGTTCAACCTCTCGGAGACGGCCCACTCGTACCTCGCCGGCGTCCTCGAGCACGCCCCGGCGATCACGGCGGTCGCGGACCCGACGGTCAACAGCTACAAGCGGCTCGTCCCCGGCTACGAAGCGCCGGTCTACATCGCGTGGTCCGACCGCAACCGCTCGGCGCTGATCCGCAAGCCGGCCGCGCGCGTCCCGGCCGCGAGCCGGATCGAGGCCCGCTTCCCCGACCCCTCGTGTAACCCTTACCTCGCCTTCGCGGCGCTCATCCACGCCGGTCTCGATGGCATCGAGAAAGGACTCGAAGCCCCCGATCCGATCCGCGAGAACATCTACGAGTTCGACGAGAGCAAACGCGAGGAGTACGGCATCGAGACGCTCCCGAGCAACCTCGGCGAGGCCGTCGAAGCCCTCGAGGAAGACGAGGTCGTCATGAACGCCCTCGGGGACCACATCGGCGAGAAGTTCGTCGAGGCGAAGAGCCAGGAGTTCGAGGAGTACCTCGTCGACGTCTCCGACTGGGAACTCGACCGCTACCTCGAGACGTTCTGA
- a CDS encoding endonuclease dU, giving the protein MKPGCRALGIAESYRDRDDGATSTLCGAVVRADRAVDDVEVATCTVGGRDATEAMAEVWRRLDRPDVRYVLVAGVALAWYNVIDLAALATATDRPVVAVTFEESDGLENGIEAAFDGEARATRLSAYRNLPERRRIEVDGRALFVRSVGLEAAAADAVVDAYTHERRPEPLRVAKRIAGRLDAARREGVLPPE; this is encoded by the coding sequence ATAAAACCCGGGTGCCGAGCGCTCGGAATCGCGGAGTCTTACCGCGACCGCGACGACGGAGCGACGAGTACGCTCTGTGGGGCGGTAGTCCGCGCCGACCGCGCCGTCGACGACGTCGAGGTCGCGACCTGCACTGTCGGCGGTCGGGACGCCACCGAGGCCATGGCCGAGGTCTGGCGGCGTCTCGACCGCCCCGACGTCCGTTACGTCCTCGTGGCCGGCGTCGCCCTGGCGTGGTACAACGTCATTGATCTCGCCGCGCTCGCGACGGCGACGGACCGTCCCGTCGTCGCCGTCACCTTCGAGGAAAGCGATGGCCTCGAGAACGGGATCGAAGCGGCTTTCGACGGCGAGGCGCGGGCCACCCGCCTCTCGGCCTACCGGAACCTCCCGGAGCGGCGGCGGATCGAAGTCGACGGGCGAGCCCTCTTCGTCCGGAGCGTCGGCCTCGAGGCGGCGGCCGCCGACGCTGTCGTCGACGCCTACACCCACGAGCGCCGCCCGGAGCCGCTTCGGGTCGCAAAGCGGATCGCGGGACGGCTCGACGCCGCCCGGCGCGAGGGAGTGCTCCCGCCCGAGTGA